A DNA window from Mastomys coucha isolate ucsf_1 unplaced genomic scaffold, UCSF_Mcou_1 pScaffold21, whole genome shotgun sequence contains the following coding sequences:
- the LOC116101189 gene encoding secretoglobin family 2B member 24-like, protein MKGTLLLLALLVTGELGFQTTEACLSFFYSYATVLSGNEPLMTFQLSRYNANAQELEAFGKLQECYSKGGLKTILLNPKILESMLVTPECLKYYSKEVIEKIKKLLSSL, encoded by the exons ATGAAGGGGACACTTCTTCTGCTGGCCTTGCTGGTGACTGGAGAGCTGGGCTTCCAAACAA CGGAagcatgcctttctttcttctatagcTATGCTACCGTACTCTCTGGAAATGAGCCATTGATGACTTTCCAACTTTCCCGGTATAATGCTAACGCCCAGGAATTGGAGGCCTTTGGAAAGCTCCAGGAGTGCTACAGTAAAGGAGGACTAAAAACCATATTGCTGAATCCCAAAATCTTG GAATCCATGCTTGTCACCCCAGAATGCCTGAAATACTATTCCAAAGAAGTCATAGAGAAAATTAAGAAACTACTTTCCAGTCTTTAG